Genomic DNA from Paenibacillus sp. KS-LC4:
ACCTGTTCACCCTGAAACATGCAGTACCTCAAGATGAAATGAAGGCCAACACGAAAAAAAACCTCATATTTAGGCCTACCCGAACACTTTATCACACGACATACTGGATGTCAATGTAAAAGATAGAATGCGAGCTTGTATAAAAGCTGGAAGCAAGGCGGCATCGGGTCCGCCCTGTTTCTACAAGTATAGGCAGCATTTTCCGATTTGAAACAGAAATGAGCCATCCCCTTCTATAATTACAGAGAAAAGGACAGCTTCTGCATTCTCACTTAAGCTATAAGTATGATGACACTGTTACCCGCTTATGTCCCGGACTTCCAAATAACGTTCGAGTTTCCGCTTCACGCGCTGTAGTGCATTATCAATAGACTTCACATGACGATCCAAATCAACTGCTATTTCCTGATAGGATCTTCCATCCAAATAAAGCATGAGCACCTTGCGTTCAAGATCACTCAAAATCTCGGACATCTTGTCTTCCAGACCGTTAAACTCTTCCTGGTTAATGATCAACTCTTCCGGGTCTGATACCCGGGTCCCGCATATGACATCAAGTAATGTACGATCGGAATCTTCATCGTAAATCGGCTTATCGAGCGAGACATAGGAATTGAGCGGAATATGCTTCTGCCTGGTGGCCGTCTTAATCGCCGTTATAATCTGCCGCGTAATGCACAGCTCTGCAAATGCTTTAAAGCTTGCGAGCTTGTCCCCTTTAAAGTCGCGAATAGACTTATACAGTCCGATCATGCCTTCCTGCACAATATCTTCCCGGTCCGCACCGATAAGAAAATAAGAGCGTGCTTTAGCTCGAACGAAATTCTTGTATTTGTTAATTAAATATTCGAGCGCCAGACTGTCGCCATTGCGAACCGCTTCTACGATTTCCTCGTCCGTACTGCAGTCATATTCGAGCGTACTCCATTCTTTGAGGTCGATGCTCACAAACTATCCCTCCGGCCTGCAAGGCGTACGCCGCTAGATTCATAGCCAGCAAATATAGAGCCAGTATACATTATGTAACCTGACAACGTCAACCGATTTAGACCCCAAATCAATAACAAAACCGATTCTAATTGTCGAATTATTTACATATACAACCAAAAAATCAATTTCACGCCGCCCTCGTACAGCCTGTCATTTCTTGCCTCGCCTAAGCCTTTCCAGCTTCATGCGAATTTCAAGACTGAGACTATTATCCACCGTATTGCGGCGGCTCCTTGTTTCTTCCATCAGCGTTAGCTCAATTTGCTTGCGGTTCTGCTCGATTTCAATTAAGAGCTCGCGGGCCGAGAGGCGAAGCGCCCCATGAGCGAAAGCGACATGCTGTTCGACAAGATCAGAAGTAGCGACATACAAATGCCGTCTTTTTTTATACAGCTCAACAACCATGCGCTCAATGCATTCGTCTGCTGTTTCCTTCTCCCTCGTATACACAATTGTCAGCTTGTGATGCTTGAAGGTCGCTCCCAGCCCAGGCACTTGATGCGCATCGAAAATGATATAGACGGACATGCCGGTAAATCCCTGATAATCCGCGAGCATATCAAGCAGCTTATCCCTTGCCTCCTCGAGGTCGATGGCTTTCAGCTTTTCCAGCACGGGCCAGGCCCCAATCATGTTGTAGCCATCAACCAGCAAAATATCGTCACGCCGTTTCATGTCTAAACGCTCCGGCGCTGTCTTACCACTTCGTACATGAACACGCCCGCAGCAACGGAAGCATT
This window encodes:
- a CDS encoding NYN domain-containing protein, giving the protein MKRRDDILLVDGYNMIGAWPVLEKLKAIDLEEARDKLLDMLADYQGFTGMSVYIIFDAHQVPGLGATFKHHKLTIVYTREKETADECIERMVVELYKKRRHLYVATSDLVEQHVAFAHGALRLSARELLIEIEQNRKQIELTLMEETRSRRNTVDNSLSLEIRMKLERLRRGKK
- the sigH gene encoding RNA polymerase sporulation sigma factor SigH, which encodes MSIDLKEWSTLEYDCSTDEEIVEAVRNGDSLALEYLINKYKNFVRAKARSYFLIGADREDIVQEGMIGLYKSIRDFKGDKLASFKAFAELCITRQIITAIKTATRQKHIPLNSYVSLDKPIYDEDSDRTLLDVICGTRVSDPEELIINQEEFNGLEDKMSEILSDLERKVLMLYLDGRSYQEIAVDLDRHVKSIDNALQRVKRKLERYLEVRDISG